Proteins from a single region of Enoplosus armatus isolate fEnoArm2 chromosome 6, fEnoArm2.hap1, whole genome shotgun sequence:
- the fam107b gene encoding protein FAM107B, producing the protein MAEPDYLEGDCDELIKPKKLINPVKTSRNHQDLHRELLMNQKRGLAPQNKPELQKVLEKRKREQVLKAQKEEQEAHKKRSDLEIELMKRQQKLEQLELEQQKIDEEQENTPEFVKMKSNLRRTKQETDGEERTT; encoded by the exons ATGGCGGAGCCAGACTATCTGGAGGGGGACTGTGATGAGCTCATCAAACCCAAGAAGCTGATCAACCCAGTCAAGACCTCCCGTAACCACCAGGACCTGCACCGAGAGCTGCTCATGAACCAGAAGAG GGGGCTGGCTCCTCAGAACAAACCTGAGCTCCAGAAGGTTctggagaagagaaagagggaacaaGTCCTCAAGGCTcagaaggaggagcaggaggcccACAAGAAGAGGAGCGACCTAGAGATAGAGCTCATGAAACGACAACAGAAACTAGAGCAG ctggagctggagcaaCAGAAAATCGATGAGGAACAGGAGAACACCCCCGAGTTTGTGAAGATGAAGAGCAACCTGCGCAGGACCAAGCAGGAGACCGATGGGGAGGAACGAACCACCTAA
- the LOC139286715 gene encoding glycine cleavage system H protein, mitochondrial-like, whose product MAACGLFRSLSSNFSTVLPLLTRSATLSPLRLAPKPYFGRTLASSSRLTAALKFTDKHEWIRVEDDGVGTVGISNFAQEALGDVVYCGLPEVGAQLAQQDEFGALESVKAASELYSPLTGEVVEVNALLADSPGLVNKSCYKDGWLMKMTIANPAELDTLMDEASYERYIRSIED is encoded by the exons ATGGCCGCCTGTGGGCTATTCCGCTCCCTGTCTTCCAACTTTTCCACAGTTTTGCCTTTACTTACCCGGTCGGCAACGCTTTCTCCGTTGCGGCTGGCCCCTAAACCTTATTTTGGAAGAACGCTAGCATCTTCTAGCCGATTAACAGCAG CACTTAAATTCACAGACAAACACGAATGGATTCGAGTAGAAGACGACGGAGTTGGGACTGTCGGTATCAGCAACTTTGCGCAA GAGGCTCTAGGAGATGTAGTTTACTGTGGACTGCCAGAGGTGGGGGCACAGCTGGCTCAGCAAG ATGAGTTTGGAGCTCTGGAAAGTGTAAAGGCAGCCAGTGAGCTCTATTCCCCTCTGACTGGAGAAGTTGTTGAGGTCAATGCACTACTGGCAGACAGCCCTGGTCTGGTCAACAAATCTTGCTACAAAGATG GTTGGCTGATGAAGATGACCATCGCCAATCCTGCGGAGCTTGATACTCTAATGGACGAAGCATCCTATGAGAGATACATCCGCTCCATTGAGGACTAA
- the LOC139286255 gene encoding LOW QUALITY PROTEIN: deoxyribodipyrimidine photo-lyase (The sequence of the model RefSeq protein was modified relative to this genomic sequence to represent the inferred CDS: substituted 2 bases at 2 genomic stop codons): MPPSAAAGAEDIKALVRKVLREVLAGREDPEGFFAMCVSALGHQETRSQFLSLIQPLSTANSSLHSVLTSIYKEYFSKTEDDELELALHLSLLEMKDQEESRLQRPGERPNQRSSLQLKSVSQPQGSSHTQPADAVGRRENSSSPQTVPWVKVNPPQTPQKTELHKSTPSGSFSKQDTVEEGDQVMGEVDLNPSEKPKRSKNRRQRRKGAGQQVVGLSGSPSAPAPVLLWFRRDLRLCDNPALTGSLEVGAPVIPVFIWSPEEEEGPGVTVAMGGACKYWLHQALACFCSSLERIGSHLVFLKANGEGNEVGSSLRTLKELVKETGARTVLANAVYEPWLKERDDMVVSALQKDGVECRMFHSYCLRDPYSVSTEGVGLRGIGSVSHFMNCCKQNPGSALGVPLDPPVSLPTPAHWPQGVSLDMLGLARMPRRKDGTTIDWAANIRNSWDFSEEGAXTYHTLCLXECVYRYEKESGRADAPNTSCLSPYLHFGQLSPRWLLWDAKGARCRPPKFQRKLAWRDLAYWQLTLFPDLPWESLRPPYKALRWSSDHGQLKAWQRGRTGYPLVDAAMRQLWLTGWMNNYTRHVVASFLIAYLHLPWQEGYRWFQDTLVDADVAIDAMMWQNGGMCGLDHWNFVMHPVDAAMTCDPYGSYVRKWCPELADLPDELIHKPWKCPASMLRRAGVVFGQTYPERIVTDLEERRSQSLQDVALVRKEFGQYVDKRSGCDLVPLPPRLVSEALGLSHRDGGAVTEGKQFLLPVITRMEFKHQQEDPDADAASNPYNAVLKGYVSRKRDETIAFLNERDFTASVMFEGTQRKERLESDYRRMEGLPRPPAPRGRARRTPTAKDRFSIVPGGAVASLR; the protein is encoded by the exons ATGCCTCCTTCAGCAGCGGCTGGTGCCGAAGACATTAAAGCCTTGGTGAGAAAGGTGTTAAGGGAAGTGCTGGCGGGTCGAGAGGATCCAGAAGGGTTCTTTGCGATGTGTGTGTCGGCCCTGGGACACCAGGAGACCCGCTCACAGTTCCTGTCCCTCATCCAGCCCCTGTCCACGGCCAACAGCTCCCTGCACTCCGTCCTCACCTCTATTTACAAGGAATATTTCTCTAAG ACGGAAGATGATGAACTGGAACTTGCATTGCATCTCTCTCTACTGGAAATGAAAGATCAAGAAGAGTCCCGACTTCAGCGACCTGGAGAGAGACCGAATCAGAGAAGCTCTCTTCAACTGAAATCAGTGTCTCAGCCTCAGGGAAGCAGCCACACCCAGCCAGCAGATGCAGTTGGCAGGAGAGAAAACTCCAGCTCACCACAAACTGTACCCTGGGTCAAGGTGAACCCACCACAGACACCCCAAAAGACTGAGCTTCACAAAAGCAC aCCGTCAGGCTCATTTTCCAAGCAAGACACGGTTGAAGAAGGTGACCAAGTGATGGGTGAGGTAGATTTGAATCCATCTGAGAAACCAAAACGCTCTAAGAACAGGCGTCAGCGGCGTAAAGGTGCTGGCCAGCAGGTTGTAGGTTTGTCTGGTTCTCCATCAGCACCGGCACCGGTACTGCTGTGGTTCAGGAGGGACTTGCGACTTTGCGACAACCCGGCTCTCACTGGCTCATTGGAGGTTGGTGCACCTGTCATCCCTGTCTTCATCTGGAGccctgaagaggaggagggaccTGGGGTGACAGTGGCTATGGGGGGAGCTT gTAAATACTGGCTTCATCAAGCTTTGGCTTGTTTCTGTTCATCTCTGGAGCGCATTGGCAGCCATCTTGTCTTCCTCAAGGCAAATGGGGAGGGGAATGAGGTTGGATCTTCTCTGCGTACCCTTAAGGAGCTAGTAAAGGAGACCGGGGCGAGAACAGTCTTGGCTAATGCCGTCTATGAGCCCTGGCTGAAGGAGAGGGATGATATGGTGGTGTCAGCCCTTCAGAAAGATGGTGTTGAATGTCGGATGTTTCACTCGTACTGTCTCAGAGACCCTTACTCTGTCAGCACAGAGGGTGTGGGACTCAGAG GAATAGGTTCAGTGTCTCACTTCATGAACTGCTGTAAACAGAACCCAGGGTCTGCATTAGGGGTTCCCCTGGACCCTCCAGTATCTCTCCCCACACCTGCCCACTGGCCTCAGGGTGTCTCTTTGGACATGCTAGGCCTGGCACGCATGCCCCGCAGGAAGGATGGCACAACG ATTGACTGGGCAGCTAACATTCGTAATTCCTGGGACTTCAGTGAAGAAGGAGCATAAACATATCATACTCTGTGTTTGTAGGAAT GTGTGTATCGATATGAGAAAGAGTCAGGCAGGGCGGATGCCCCAAATaccagctgtctgtctccataCCTTCACTTTGGTCAGCTCAGCCCACGCTGGCTACTGTGGGATGCCAAAGGGGCGCGCTGTCGACCCCCAAAGTTCCAACGCAAACTGGCTTGGAGAGATTTGGCTTACTGGCAGCTGACATTGTTTCCTGACCTCCCCTGGGAATCCCTCAGACCTCCATACAAG GCTCTGCGGTGGAGCAGTGATCACGGCCAGCTGAAGGCCTGGCAGCGAGGTCGAACAGGCTACCCTCTGGTGGACGCAGCCATGAGGCAGCTGTGGCTGACAGGCTGGATGAACAACTACACAAGACACGTGGTGGCGTCTTTTCTCATAGCGTATCTCCACCTGCCCTGGCAAGAAGGCTATCGCTGGTTCCAG GACACCTTAGTGGATGCAGATGTCGCCATAGATGCTATGATGTGGCAGAACGGGGGCATGTGTGGTCTGGATCACTGGAACTTTGTCATGCACCCCGTCGATGCGGCAATGACCTGTGACCCCTACGGCAGCTATGTTAGGAAATGGTGTCCTGAACTTGCAGATCTGCCTGACGAGCTTATCCACAAACCTTGGAAATGTCCTGCGTCTATGCTTCGACGTGCTG GTGTAGTGTTTGGACAGACGTATCCTGAGCGAATAGTTACAGACCTGGAGGAGCGGAGGAGTCAGTCGCTGCAGGATGTAGCTCTGGTGCGGAAAGAGTTTGGACAGTATGTGGACAAGCGCTCAGGCTGTGACTTGGTACCTCTACCCCCACGCCTGGTCTCTGAGGCTCTGGGCTTATCACACAGAGATGGAGGTGCCGTGACAGAAGGGAAGCAGTTCCTGTTGCCTGTTATCACCCGCATGGAATTCAAACACCAGCAAGAAGATCCAGACGCAGATGCCGCGTCAAATCCCTACAACGCTGTTCTTAAAGGATACGTGAGCCGCAAGAGGGATGAGACCATTGCCTTCCTTAATGAGAGAGACTTTACTGCCAGCGTGATGTTTGAGGGAACCCAGAGAAAGGAGAGGCTGGAGAGTGATTATCGCAGAATGGAGGGGCTGCCTCGGCCTCCTGCACCCCGGGGCCGGGCCAGGCGAACTCCAACAGCCAAGGACAGGTTTTCTATAGTACCTGGTGGAGCGGTCGCCTCTCTCAGGTGA